One Palaemon carinicauda isolate YSFRI2023 chromosome 5, ASM3689809v2, whole genome shotgun sequence DNA window includes the following coding sequences:
- the Ppcdc gene encoding phosphopantothenoylcysteine decarboxylase, translating into MAQLPPLSAGPRVVLGCTGSVATIKVPELARKLQNRGASVVIVPTERACHFLRCQAKVEPPSLDLGQRLQTNLMLDKKTIDNGLEKRSSTPDSNRSSGRCSRCGAVSPPSSSLQSKEDSALRSLYPDLNFILDEDEWSAWQGRGDPVLHIALRDWAQVLVIAPLDANTMAKIAQGLCDNLLTCIVRAWNVSYPLVFCPAMNTQMYKHPLTVKHTAILKELGYIEVCVVSKRLACGDVGVGGMAEVGTIVDAVMQELPGAQRVHHGPF; encoded by the exons ATGGCTCAACTACCCCCTCTAAGTGCTGGCCCAAGGGTTGTGTTAGGTTGTACTGGAAGTGTAGCAACTATAAAGGTTCCTGAATTGGCCCGAAAATTACAGAACCGAGGAGCCAGTGTTGTCATTGTGCCAACAGAGCGTGCGTGCCACTTCTTACGGTGTCAAGCTAAGGTAGAGCCTCCTAGTTTGGACTTGGGTCAGAGACTTCAGACTAATCTTATGCTTGATAAAAAAACCATTGACAATGGTCTTGAAAAACGGAGTAGCACACCAGATTCCAATAGGTCAAGTGGAAGGTGCAGTCGTTGCGGTGCTGTGAGTCCTCCAAGTAGCTCTTTGCAAAGCAAGGAAGACAGTGCCTTAAGGTCTCTCTATCCCGACCTGAATTTTATATTGGACGAAGACGAGTGGTCTGCATGGCAGGGACGCGGAGATCCAGTGCTCCACATTGCTTTGCGGGACTGGGCTCAAGTTCTTGTGATTGCACCGCTCGATGCCAATACCATGGCCAAAATTGCACAGGGTTTATGCGATAACCTTCTGACGTGCATTGTACGAGCTTGGAATGTTTCTTATCCTCTTGTCTTCTGCCCAGCCATGAATACCCAGATGTACAAACATCCACTTACAGTGAAGCATACTGCCATACTCAAG GAATTGGGTTACATAGAAGTTTGTGTGGTAAGCAAAAGACTTGCTTGTGGAGATGTTGGTGTTGGGGGTATGGCAGAAGTGGGCACAATTGTAGACGCTGTCATGCAAGAGTTACCCGGAGCGCAAAGAGTACATCACGGACCCTTCTGA